In Legionella cardiaca, a genomic segment contains:
- the fabG gene encoding 3-oxoacyl-ACP reductase FabG, producing MGNLQGKIALVTGASRGIGKAIALNLAKKGAYVIGTATTESGAESITALFAQENLQGEGKILDVTSREGVDNLMTELSDSEKVPSILVNNAGITCDNLLLRMDDEEWYKVIETNLSAIFRLSKACLKPMFRARWGRIISIGSVVGASGNSGQANYTAAKAGVTGFTKSLAQEIGSRNITVNVVAPGFIDTDMTSALPDMVKEEMLKRIPMKRLGTAEDVAEAVAFLASDSANYITGATIHVNGGMYMD from the coding sequence ATGGGAAATTTACAAGGCAAAATTGCGCTGGTTACTGGTGCCAGTAGGGGGATTGGTAAGGCAATTGCCTTAAATCTGGCAAAAAAAGGTGCTTACGTAATTGGAACTGCTACTACAGAGTCAGGCGCTGAGAGCATTACCGCGTTATTCGCGCAAGAAAATTTACAAGGGGAAGGAAAAATCCTTGATGTAACAAGCAGAGAGGGTGTGGATAATTTAATGACAGAACTTTCCGACTCAGAAAAAGTTCCCTCCATTTTAGTTAACAATGCAGGTATTACCTGCGATAATCTACTCTTAAGAATGGACGACGAAGAGTGGTATAAAGTTATAGAAACTAATTTAAGTGCTATATTTCGATTAAGTAAAGCTTGTCTTAAGCCAATGTTTCGTGCACGATGGGGACGTATTATCAGTATTGGTTCTGTTGTGGGAGCCAGTGGTAATTCTGGGCAGGCGAACTATACTGCAGCAAAGGCAGGTGTGACAGGGTTTACAAAATCACTTGCACAGGAAATTGGAAGTCGCAACATTACTGTTAATGTGGTAGCCCCGGGTTTTATTGATACTGATATGACAAGTGCTTTGCCCGATATGGTAAAGGAAGAAATGCTTAAACGAATTCCCATGAAGCGTTTGGGAACTGCAGAAGATGTTGCCGAAGCAGTTGCTTTCTTAGCTTCTGATAGTGCAAATTATATTACAGGTGCAACCATCCATGTAAATGGTGGGATGTACATGGATTAA
- the acpP gene encoding acyl carrier protein translates to MSTVEERVRKIVIEQLGVKDEELKNDASFVDDLGADSLDTVELVMALEEEFETEIPDEKAEKITTIQEAIDYIESNLNKEEA, encoded by the coding sequence ATGAGTACAGTTGAAGAACGAGTTCGCAAGATTGTTATTGAGCAATTGGGCGTTAAAGATGAAGAGTTGAAAAATGACGCATCGTTTGTTGATGACTTAGGTGCAGACTCACTTGATACTGTGGAATTAGTGATGGCTCTGGAAGAAGAGTTTGAAACTGAAATTCCAGATGAAAAAGCTGAGAAAATTACTACTATTCAAGAAGCTATTGATTACATCGAATCAAATCTTAATAAAGAAGAAGCTTGA
- the fabF gene encoding beta-ketoacyl-ACP synthase II, with protein MTKRRVVITGMGMITPVGLNVEQTWQNILAGKSGVGMVEGFDTTDYPTKIWAKVKNFNIENHVPLKEARKMDVFTQYGMAAADEALADSGLVIDEQLSLRAGVAVGAGIGGIETITNNQDRLVAGGPRKVSPFFIPAGIINMVAGQISIKHKLKGPNISVVTACTTGTHNIGLAGRMIAYGDADVMICGGAEMTTTPLCLAGFSAVRSLSKRNDEPEKASRPWDKDRDGFVMGEGAGILILEEYEHAKARGAKIYAELVGFGMSGDAYHITAPDEDADGATRAMEAAVNDAGLDISAIDYINAHGTSTYLNDLNETKAVKRLFKDHAYELAISSTKSMTGHLLGAAGAVEAIFSILAIKDQVAPPTINLDNPDEDCDLNYVPHKPQERRIDIALSNSLGFGGTNGSLIFKRV; from the coding sequence TTGACTAAGCGGCGTGTTGTTATTACCGGCATGGGGATGATTACCCCAGTCGGTTTAAATGTAGAGCAAACCTGGCAAAATATTTTAGCAGGTAAAAGTGGTGTCGGAATGGTTGAAGGGTTCGATACAACAGATTATCCGACAAAAATTTGGGCTAAGGTTAAAAACTTTAATATTGAAAACCACGTGCCGCTTAAAGAAGCTCGCAAGATGGATGTATTTACCCAATACGGCATGGCGGCTGCAGATGAGGCGCTGGCTGATTCGGGTTTGGTTATTGATGAGCAGCTTTCTTTACGAGCTGGCGTCGCTGTTGGTGCTGGAATCGGTGGTATTGAAACCATTACCAACAACCAGGATAGATTAGTGGCAGGCGGACCACGTAAAGTATCGCCATTTTTTATTCCTGCTGGCATTATCAACATGGTTGCAGGACAGATTTCAATTAAACATAAATTGAAAGGCCCAAATATTTCTGTGGTAACTGCTTGTACAACAGGCACACATAACATTGGTTTGGCAGGACGTATGATTGCCTATGGTGATGCTGATGTTATGATCTGCGGTGGTGCAGAAATGACAACAACCCCTTTGTGCCTTGCTGGTTTTTCGGCTGTTCGTTCATTATCGAAGCGAAATGATGAACCAGAAAAAGCCTCCCGTCCCTGGGATAAAGATCGCGATGGATTTGTGATGGGCGAGGGTGCTGGTATATTAATTCTTGAAGAATATGAGCATGCAAAAGCTCGAGGTGCCAAAATTTATGCAGAACTAGTTGGTTTTGGAATGTCTGGGGATGCCTATCATATTACTGCCCCAGATGAGGATGCAGATGGTGCTACTCGTGCAATGGAAGCAGCAGTTAATGATGCCGGACTTGATATTAGTGCGATTGATTACATTAATGCCCACGGAACATCAACGTATTTAAATGATTTAAACGAAACAAAAGCTGTAAAACGTCTATTTAAAGACCACGCTTATGAGTTGGCAATTAGCTCAACCAAGTCCATGACTGGGCATTTATTAGGAGCAGCAGGAGCAGTTGAAGCTATTTTTAGTATTCTTGCCATTAAAGATCAGGTAGCACCTCCAACAATCAATTTAGATAACCCGGACGAAGATTGTGATTTAAATTACGTGCCACATAAGCCGCAAGAAAGGCGAATTGATATTGCGTTAAGTAATTCGCTTGGATTTGGCGGCACTAACGGAAGCTTGATATTTAAGCGTGTATAA
- the mltG gene encoding endolytic transglycosylase MltG, whose amino-acid sequence MRGWLRFVLLSSIILSFVSFSIVGYQLYLLFTKPMAGGKPVIVSINKNTSASAFVHTLKSKHLIESPRLFLAFIRAKGLAPQLKAGIYEALPGETAIQFLEKVVTGNVLVESFSIIEGTTLSQVKANLISAQYLKYDVNDWLVIRTQNSNLEGLLLADTYHYDAGSDAKHLLLLANQNLLQYLDDCWKNRTPGLPYKSSYELLIAASILEKESSIPEERKLISGVVANRLKKNMPLQMDPTVIYALGPNYHGKLSHNDMAVASPYNTYRYRGLPPGPIAMVGKDAIDAAAHPQATDYLYFVAKGDGSHHFSVTYEEQKKAISRYRNKGPS is encoded by the coding sequence ATGAGAGGTTGGTTACGCTTTGTTTTACTGAGCTCTATTATTCTCAGTTTCGTTAGCTTCTCAATAGTTGGTTATCAACTCTATTTATTGTTTACAAAACCGATGGCTGGTGGAAAACCAGTCATCGTTTCAATTAATAAAAATACCTCAGCTTCTGCATTTGTTCATACTTTAAAATCTAAACATCTCATTGAATCTCCTCGTTTATTTTTGGCATTTATTCGTGCAAAAGGGCTTGCCCCTCAATTAAAAGCCGGGATCTATGAGGCACTTCCAGGGGAAACTGCTATCCAATTTCTTGAAAAAGTAGTTACAGGCAATGTACTCGTTGAATCGTTCAGCATAATAGAAGGAACAACGCTTAGTCAGGTTAAAGCTAATTTAATTAGTGCACAATATTTAAAATATGATGTAAATGATTGGTTGGTTATTAGAACTCAGAATTCTAATTTAGAAGGCTTGCTGTTAGCCGATACGTATCACTATGATGCAGGTAGTGATGCTAAACACTTGTTATTACTTGCAAATCAAAATTTATTGCAATATTTAGACGATTGTTGGAAAAATCGGACTCCCGGATTACCGTATAAGTCTTCTTATGAATTATTAATTGCTGCCTCGATTCTGGAAAAGGAAAGTTCTATTCCTGAGGAAAGAAAATTAATTTCTGGTGTAGTCGCTAATCGTCTGAAAAAAAACATGCCTTTACAAATGGATCCTACTGTGATTTATGCTTTAGGACCAAATTATCATGGCAAATTGTCCCATAATGATATGGCCGTGGCTTCTCCCTACAACACTTACCGTTATCGTGGATTACCGCCTGGCCCCATAGCAATGGTAGGTAAGGATGCAATTGATGCTGCTGCTCATCCACAGGCAACCGATTACCTTTATTTTGTAGCAAAAGGTGATGGTTCTCATCATTTTTCAGTGACCTATGAAGAGCAAAAAAAAGCAATATCTCGTTATCGAAATAAGGGACCATCATGA
- the tmk gene encoding dTMP kinase, giving the protein MMTKRGRFIVVEGLEGAGKSTAIQTIKEYLESFLPEILLTREPGGTRVGEIIRKLIKEKINEETLDARAELLLFYAARVQLLEQVIYPALNRGQWVLADRFELSTYAYQGGGRHLDENMISALSSFCLKDFKPDLVIFLDIDPEQGMHRVKQRGATDRMEEEALSFFTDVYNSYHRMIKTMDNVVCIDASQPLEMVQKSIIMQLQTFIAHNAIA; this is encoded by the coding sequence ATCATGACAAAACGCGGCCGTTTTATCGTTGTTGAGGGTCTTGAAGGAGCAGGCAAGTCAACTGCTATCCAGACTATTAAAGAATACTTAGAAAGCTTTCTTCCCGAGATTTTATTAACTCGTGAGCCAGGTGGCACAAGGGTAGGTGAAATCATACGGAAACTCATTAAAGAGAAAATTAATGAAGAAACGTTAGACGCTCGTGCTGAATTGTTATTGTTTTATGCAGCAAGAGTGCAACTGTTAGAACAAGTGATTTATCCAGCGCTAAATAGGGGGCAATGGGTACTGGCCGATCGTTTTGAATTGTCCACTTATGCCTATCAAGGAGGAGGTCGGCATCTTGATGAGAACATGATTTCAGCCCTATCTTCGTTTTGTTTAAAAGATTTTAAGCCCGATCTGGTTATTTTTTTAGATATTGATCCAGAACAGGGTATGCATCGAGTAAAACAGCGTGGAGCTACTGATCGCATGGAGGAAGAGGCATTGTCATTTTTTACTGATGTCTATAATAGTTATCATCGAATGATCAAGACAATGGATAATGTAGTTTGTATAGATGCTAGCCAACCATTAGAAATGGTGCAAAAATCCATAATTATGCAACTTCAAACGTTCATAGCCCATAATGCAATCGCTTAA
- the holB gene encoding DNA polymerase III subunit delta', producing METTYADWWEQFSTINRRQRFPHALLLIGSQHAGIIDFSYKMATALLCAQEEKPCGECKSCRLMRSKEHPDLYYLQPEKAGGIIKIDQIRELQTVVYNSPQLGDKRLIIIHPAEKMNAAAANALLKLLEEPPECVIFVLIVEQLSTVLPTILSRCQQWHLSRTESLPVDYLAIGECYTPESERGKIFSELHTILGDLQNLVSQKISVCGLAAKWAAYELNDLIWLMYLINSQMLYYHLIGLSEEKSSTKPLQHLSKYFKPPQLFHQIDELNSIIRKLNQNTSINQLLVLENLLLGYCAIN from the coding sequence ATGGAAACTACCTACGCTGACTGGTGGGAGCAATTTTCTACTATTAATAGACGTCAGCGCTTCCCTCATGCCCTGCTATTAATTGGCTCTCAACATGCAGGTATTATTGATTTTTCTTACAAAATGGCTACCGCGTTACTCTGTGCTCAAGAAGAAAAACCCTGCGGGGAATGTAAATCCTGTCGCTTAATGCGCTCAAAAGAGCATCCTGATTTATATTATTTACAACCTGAAAAAGCAGGCGGGATCATAAAGATAGATCAAATTAGGGAGTTACAGACTGTTGTATATAATTCGCCACAACTGGGTGACAAGCGTCTTATTATTATTCATCCTGCTGAAAAAATGAATGCTGCTGCTGCAAATGCTCTATTGAAACTACTTGAAGAGCCCCCGGAGTGTGTTATTTTTGTATTGATTGTTGAGCAGCTTAGCACTGTATTGCCGACGATATTGAGTCGATGCCAACAGTGGCACCTCTCACGCACTGAATCGTTACCTGTTGATTATTTGGCAATTGGCGAATGTTATACACCTGAAAGTGAACGGGGGAAAATTTTTAGCGAACTGCATACTATTCTCGGTGACTTACAGAATTTGGTAAGCCAAAAGATTTCGGTCTGTGGTTTGGCAGCAAAATGGGCCGCCTATGAATTAAATGATTTAATTTGGCTAATGTACTTAATTAATTCACAAATGCTTTACTATCATTTAATTGGTCTCTCTGAAGAGAAAAGTTCAACCAAACCATTGCAACATTTGTCGAAGTATTTTAAGCCGCCGCAATTGTTCCATCAAATAGATGAATTAAATAGCATTATAAGAAAATTAAATCAGAATACTTCCATCAATCAGCTATTGGTCTTAGAAAACCTATTATTAGGCTACTGCGCTATAAATTAA
- a CDS encoding PilZ domain-containing protein, whose translation MSTTDQKISCSFNDKNSLYLAYMPFIENGGLFIRNYQHIKPGTFVILCISLLKEPLNYKIRAKVIWSTPTGALGNRVAGIGLQFVDENHQDFSNKIETYLANMLESIHATDTM comes from the coding sequence ATGTCTACCACAGACCAAAAGATAAGCTGTTCTTTTAATGATAAAAACTCACTGTATCTTGCCTATATGCCATTTATTGAAAATGGCGGATTATTTATTCGAAACTATCAACATATTAAGCCAGGAACTTTTGTTATTTTGTGTATCTCTTTATTGAAGGAACCCCTAAACTATAAAATAAGGGCTAAAGTTATCTGGTCCACGCCAACTGGCGCTTTAGGGAATAGAGTTGCAGGGATTGGTTTACAATTTGTGGATGAAAATCATCAAGATTTTAGTAATAAAATAGAGACGTATCTCGCTAACATGCTAGAATCAATACATGCTACTGATACTATGTAA
- a CDS encoding TatD family hydrolase gives MLVDSHCHLNFIDLTDFNNELANVIIAAKENDVKHFLCVCVELSDYPILCKLADKYTDISISVGLHPNSAVAREPDVRTLCQLAEHPACIAIGETGLDYYRTESVQAQEQQRERFRTHIHAALSSSKPLIIHTRQAAEDTLLLMREERASEVGGVMHCFAEDWDIAQRALDLNFYISLSGILTFKNATNLHEVAKKVPMNRLLIETDSPYLAPVPYRGKQNHPALVKHVAMALSELRQVTYEEIAQQTTDNFYRCFNLSPDLKTPLNEGFPP, from the coding sequence ATGCTTGTTGATTCACATTGTCATCTCAATTTCATTGATTTAACCGATTTTAACAATGAGTTAGCTAATGTCATCATTGCTGCTAAGGAAAATGACGTTAAACATTTCCTGTGTGTTTGTGTTGAACTCAGTGATTATCCTATATTATGCAAATTGGCGGATAAGTATACGGACATTAGTATTTCTGTTGGGCTTCATCCTAACAGTGCAGTCGCCAGGGAGCCAGATGTGAGGACCTTGTGTCAACTCGCAGAACATCCTGCCTGCATTGCTATTGGTGAGACTGGGCTTGATTATTACCGCACTGAAAGTGTTCAGGCTCAAGAGCAGCAAAGAGAACGATTTCGTACGCATATTCATGCTGCATTGAGCTCTTCTAAACCACTAATTATTCATACACGTCAGGCAGCAGAGGATACGTTACTGTTGATGAGGGAGGAGAGGGCAAGTGAGGTAGGAGGGGTAATGCATTGTTTTGCTGAGGATTGGGATATTGCTCAGCGTGCTTTGGATTTGAATTTCTATATTTCTTTATCCGGTATTTTGACTTTTAAAAATGCCACAAATTTGCATGAGGTGGCTAAAAAAGTCCCTATGAATCGGCTATTAATTGAAACCGATTCTCCTTATCTCGCCCCAGTTCCCTATCGCGGTAAGCAAAATCATCCTGCTCTAGTTAAGCACGTGGCTATGGCATTAAGTGAGTTACGACAAGTAACCTATGAAGAAATTGCTCAACAAACAACAGATAATTTTTATCGGTGCTTCAATTTGTCGCCTGATTTAAAAACTCCGCTAAATGAGGGTTTCCCGCCTTAA
- a CDS encoding multidrug effflux MFS transporter, producing the protein MQNKASSQPHKKTPFLFLGSLSAFSLLTFDLYQPALPAITAYFNTSYELGQLTLSLFFFIFGFSQLFWGPLIDHFGRRKTLRIGLILFLVATLGCIFSRNIEMLIVARALQGFTVCCAHVVAFSSSRDEEDSTDRARILSHIAMIVSVSPIFAPLAGSLIFMHYGWQATFILIGLLCIILFVFAENVLCESPYWLKKTDFGFLWQTSWNSYKEILKHKRFWISVFIVTSSYSCVMIVIVNAAYLIIDKLKISPLNFAILFASNGIVLILGNYLGIRLREKKSLFWNIHTASELMVFGSGLMIILFYFQGLSLLSLAPTLLINLGVSLLNPPVFALALSDYQHQAGTATAVLNTVRMTCSAIVGGGIGILIVKHSIFLALGLFFCSLICLLLSFFVTPPTPSS; encoded by the coding sequence ATGCAGAATAAAGCATCTTCTCAACCACATAAAAAAACACCTTTTTTATTTTTAGGGTCTCTTTCTGCATTTTCTTTGCTTACTTTCGATTTATATCAGCCTGCATTACCCGCAATTACTGCCTATTTTAATACAAGTTATGAATTGGGTCAGTTAACATTGAGCTTATTCTTTTTTATTTTTGGATTTTCTCAATTATTCTGGGGACCGCTGATTGACCATTTTGGTCGCAGAAAAACTTTGCGTATTGGTTTAATTCTATTCCTAGTTGCCACATTAGGATGTATTTTTTCAAGGAATATTGAAATGCTCATTGTGGCACGTGCACTACAAGGGTTTACTGTATGCTGCGCTCATGTCGTTGCTTTTTCATCTTCTCGGGATGAAGAAGATAGCACTGATCGTGCCCGGATTTTATCTCATATTGCGATGATTGTTTCAGTATCACCTATTTTTGCACCGCTGGCAGGCTCCCTGATCTTCATGCATTATGGTTGGCAAGCAACTTTTATTTTAATAGGTCTTCTCTGTATCATTTTGTTTGTTTTTGCAGAAAATGTCTTATGCGAATCCCCTTACTGGCTAAAAAAAACTGATTTTGGTTTTCTATGGCAAACGTCATGGAACTCTTATAAAGAAATATTAAAACATAAACGCTTTTGGATTAGTGTTTTTATTGTTACCAGCTCTTATTCGTGTGTCATGATAGTTATTGTCAACGCTGCTTACCTCATCATCGATAAATTAAAAATTTCACCTCTTAATTTTGCTATTCTTTTTGCAAGTAACGGCATTGTTCTCATTCTGGGAAACTATTTAGGTATACGCTTGCGCGAAAAAAAATCTCTGTTTTGGAATATTCATACAGCCAGTGAACTAATGGTTTTCGGCTCAGGCCTAATGATTATCTTATTCTACTTCCAGGGTTTAAGTTTATTGAGTTTAGCTCCTACTTTGCTCATCAACTTAGGGGTTAGTTTATTAAATCCACCTGTTTTTGCTTTAGCCCTGTCTGATTATCAACACCAAGCGGGAACAGCCACAGCGGTTCTCAATACCGTTAGAATGACTTGTTCTGCGATTGTCGGTGGTGGTATCGGGATTTTGATTGTAAAACACAGCATTTTTTTAGCACTCGGCTTGTTCTTTTGCTCTTTAATTTGTCTGTTATTAAGTTTTTTTGTAACGCCGCCAACCCCGTCATCCTGA
- a CDS encoding anhydro-N-acetylmuramic acid kinase, with protein sequence MDGVDAALIDLERNQFIAGLTRPYSGIAKDFLNQVLSEESLTLKAVSQLNTLLGREFAQASLDLMEKTNISAAQIKAIGSHGQTLCHDATAEIPYTLQLGCPHTIAERTGVTVVADFRTRDLIVGGQGAPFAPIYHQALFKNHHFPLAVINIGGIANITYLADESTIYGYDIGPGNCLMDAWIKRHLGQDYDRNGDWANSGQIIEPLLESLLHDFYFKRELPKSIGKEYFSLFWLDKHLQSSYSAVDIQATLLMLTAHTIAEAVNKEQQRSQQVLICGGGAHNHALLHALKKLLPTTPVESTHAYGINPDFIEALMFAWLAEKTLNNIPLDMRQITGAKHLAILGTIYPAGIDK encoded by the coding sequence ATGGATGGAGTTGATGCTGCTTTAATTGATTTAGAGAGAAATCAGTTCATAGCTGGACTTACTCGCCCTTATAGTGGGATAGCCAAGGATTTTCTCAATCAAGTTTTGTCAGAAGAATCATTGACTTTAAAAGCTGTCAGTCAGTTAAACACCCTATTAGGGAGGGAGTTTGCTCAAGCAAGCCTTGATTTGATGGAAAAAACAAATATATCAGCAGCTCAAATTAAAGCGATTGGAAGTCATGGCCAAACCTTGTGTCATGATGCGACTGCTGAAATTCCCTATACGCTGCAACTGGGCTGCCCTCATACTATTGCTGAGCGAACTGGCGTGACGGTTGTCGCGGATTTTAGAACTCGTGATCTTATTGTTGGGGGCCAAGGAGCGCCATTTGCCCCTATTTACCACCAGGCCCTGTTTAAAAATCATCACTTTCCCTTAGCTGTAATTAACATAGGCGGAATCGCTAATATTACTTATCTTGCTGATGAGTCAACAATTTATGGTTATGATATTGGCCCCGGAAATTGTCTCATGGATGCCTGGATCAAAAGACATCTAGGGCAGGATTATGATCGTAATGGGGATTGGGCAAATTCAGGTCAAATTATTGAACCTCTCTTGGAATCGCTTTTACATGACTTTTATTTTAAAAGAGAACTGCCTAAGAGTATTGGAAAAGAGTACTTTTCTCTCTTCTGGCTTGATAAGCATTTGCAATCCTCCTATTCCGCTGTAGATATCCAAGCAACATTGCTAATGCTAACTGCTCATACTATTGCTGAAGCAGTGAATAAGGAGCAACAACGTTCACAACAGGTATTAATCTGTGGTGGCGGGGCGCATAATCACGCTTTGCTACATGCTTTAAAAAAATTATTACCTACAACTCCTGTTGAGAGTACGCATGCTTATGGCATTAATCCCGATTTCATCGAAGCTCTCATGTTTGCTTGGCTGGCTGAAAAAACATTAAATAACATTCCTTTAGATATGAGGCAAATCACCGGTGCCAAGCATTTAGCAATATTGGGAACAATCTATCCAGCAGGCATTGACAAATGA
- a CDS encoding MFS transporter, whose product MIFLLSASFYLYEFVLQVAPSVMAESMMKTFKVSAAGFGIVSAFYFYAYAPMQLPAGLLFDRYGPRKLMTFALVLCAVGSFFFASTDSLFTAALGRFLIGIASAFSFIGVLVLVSRWFPPQQFALLAGIAQLMSSVGAMFGEMPLAALIAQVGWRNASFILAVIGLALAALIWCVIRDYPHQPTQSPPKRQFIDEWHRLVSVCKRSYTWLTGAYAFSIWTPIAVFAALWGVPYLQQKYQISVIMASGLCSMIWLGIGIGSPLLGWVSDRFYSRRLALALSSLFGLVATLVLLYLPNVSINWMYAVLFMLGFGAGGQTVSFAVVKDNNPPELVGTASGFNNLSVLVGGAIFQPLVGVILHHSNAWSLMNGIPVYSVASYNKALLVMPLCFLASLIIAMFILKESHPGHHQTPQH is encoded by the coding sequence ATGATTTTTTTATTGTCCGCGTCTTTTTACTTATATGAATTTGTTTTGCAGGTAGCCCCCAGCGTCATGGCTGAATCGATGATGAAAACATTTAAGGTAAGCGCTGCCGGCTTTGGTATTGTTTCTGCTTTCTATTTTTATGCCTATGCACCGATGCAGTTGCCCGCAGGATTATTATTTGATCGCTATGGACCACGTAAATTAATGACTTTTGCATTGGTTTTATGTGCAGTTGGCTCATTCTTTTTTGCATCAACCGATAGTTTATTTACAGCGGCTTTAGGACGTTTTCTAATTGGTATTGCCTCTGCATTTTCCTTTATAGGGGTATTAGTATTAGTGTCTCGCTGGTTTCCACCGCAACAATTTGCTCTTCTGGCGGGGATAGCACAGTTAATGAGCTCTGTAGGAGCTATGTTTGGGGAAATGCCTTTAGCTGCCCTTATTGCACAAGTGGGATGGCGAAATGCAAGTTTTATTTTGGCAGTAATTGGCTTAGCGTTAGCTGCGCTAATCTGGTGTGTTATTCGAGATTATCCTCATCAACCTACCCAAAGCCCTCCAAAGCGTCAATTTATTGATGAGTGGCATCGACTTGTTAGCGTCTGTAAACGTTCTTACACTTGGTTAACGGGTGCTTATGCGTTCTCAATTTGGACTCCAATAGCTGTTTTTGCTGCATTATGGGGTGTACCTTATCTACAGCAAAAATATCAAATTAGTGTCATTATGGCTTCTGGTTTATGTAGCATGATATGGCTGGGTATTGGTATAGGTAGTCCTTTGCTTGGATGGGTAAGTGATCGTTTTTATAGTCGCCGTTTAGCTTTAGCTCTCAGCTCTTTATTTGGATTAGTCGCCACATTGGTCTTATTGTATTTACCTAATGTGTCCATTAATTGGATGTATGCGGTGTTGTTTATGCTGGGGTTCGGTGCTGGTGGGCAAACGGTTAGTTTTGCTGTGGTAAAAGATAATAATCCGCCTGAATTAGTAGGTACAGCTTCAGGATTTAATAATTTGTCAGTGCTTGTTGGCGGGGCAATTTTTCAGCCGCTTGTAGGGGTGATTTTACATCATAGTAATGCCTGGTCACTAATGAATGGTATTCCAGTCTATTCCGTCGCAAGCTATAACAAAGCGTTATTAGTGATGCCGTTGTGCTTTTTGGCCAGTTTAATTATTGCAATGTTTATATTGAAAGAATCGCACCCAGGACATCACCAAACACCACAACATTAA